The sequence TGGACGGTGAACGGTCTTGACCAACAACTCTTTAGCTTCCTAGGAAATAGTTAGGAGTCATGAGTTATACAATAAGACACTATCCCCAACTTAGAACTCATTGGTGCTCCTTAGCCTCTTGTCATGCCACTTCTTGGTTCGCTCCTTGTAGATTAAAGAGTTGCCATATGCTTGATTGCGCCACTCATCCAACTCGTTAAGCTGCTATTGTCTCTATTTACCTGCATCAACAACATCAAAATTCAAGTTTTCAAAGCCCACAATTCTTTATGCTCAAGTTCAATAGGTAAATGGCACACTTTCCCATAAACTAGTTTATATGGTGTAAAACCAGTTGAAGTACGATAGGCCGTCCTAAATGCCCACAAGACATCATCTAGCTTCTCTGCCCAATCCTTCCTATTCACTCCTAAAGTTTTCTCTAAAATCTGTTTCAAACCACTATTAGTAACCTCCACTTGCCCATTGGTCTGTGGGTGATAGGGTATAGAAAACCTGTGTGATACACCATAGCGTTTAAGCACCTTTTCTAATTAGgcattacaaaaatgagtccCCCTGTCACTAATAAGAGACTTAGGTGTCCTGAACCTAGCAAAAAGTCTTTTGAGGAATCTCGTAACTACCCTAGCATCATCAGGTGGGAAAAGCTTGCGCTTTTGGCCACTTAAAAAAGTACTCAACGGCAAccaagatatatttattaccataggaagaaggaaagggtcccatgaaaTCAATGccctaaatatcaaaaatctcaacagcTTGAATGCTcgtttggggcatctcatcacaagcagagatgttacctgatctttggcatgcatcacaaacctgaAAAAATGCTCTGGCATCCCTAAAGATCATCGACCAGTAGAATCCAGAGTTTAGCACCTTCCTAGCTGTGTGATTTGTAGCTTGATGACCTCTCGTTGGTCCTTCATAGCAATGCCTCAAAATTTGGAGGATCTCCTCCCCATGTACACATCACCGAATAACCTGATATGCACAAACTCCGAACAAGAAAGGTTCCTCctaaatgtagtatttcaattcagaaaataatttcttcttttgctgaaatATCAATACCCTTCGGAAGGACTTTAACAACCAGATAgtttgcaaaataaaaaaatcaaaggatATTAGAATTGACCTGAACTGAGCATAAAAACTTATCCgaaaaattatcattaatcTCCCTCTCGTCAAGTGCCTCGAAAGTCGGGTATTCTAGCCTAGAAAGGTGGTTTGCTGCCAAGTTCTGAGCAcctttcttatccttgatctcaatATTGAACTCTTGTAATAACAGAATCCAAGGAATGAGTCTAGACTTTGCATCATTCTTACTGAATAAGTACCTGAGTGCGGAATGGTCTGTGTAGACCATTGTCTTTAATAGCACCAAATAAGATATGAACTTGTCAAATGTAAAAACAACAGCTAAAAGCTCCTTTCAGTGGTAGTGTAGTGCCCCTAGCCATCAATCAATGTTTTGCTAGCATAGTAGATTGGTTGGAACTTCATACCTCTCCTCTGtcctaaaacagctccaactgcaaaatcactagcatcgcacataagCTCAAATGGCAGCTCCCAATTAAGTGAAACCATAATCGGTTCTATGGTTAGTTTCTCCTTCAACAACTTAAAAGCCTGTAAACAATCATTAGAAAATACAAAAGGTACATCCTTTACAAATAATTGAGTTAAAGGTCCAATAATCTTAGAGAAGTCCTTGatgaacctcctatagaaaccTGCATGACTTAAGAAGCTCCTAACAGCCTTAACTGAACTAGGTAGGAGTAATTTTGCAATAGTATCCACCTTGGCCCTATTGGCATCCATTCCCTCATGCAAAATTTTATGCCCCAATACTACACCTTCCCTAACTATAAAATGACAATTTCCAATTAAGGACTAGGTTAGCATCCACACAACACTTAAGCGTGTGTTCTAGATTATATAAATGTGAGTGAAGGAGTtaccaaatatagaaaaatcatCTATAAAGACCTCTATGGACTCCTTAATCATATTGTGGAAGATCGCCATCATACACCTTTGAAAAGTTGCAGGTGCATTGCACAATCCGAATGGCATCCTCCTATAAGCAAACGTACCATAAGGGCAAGTGAAGGTTGTCTTCTTTTGGTCCTCAGGTGCAATAGGAATCTGGAAGTAACCTGAAAAACCATctagaaaatagtaaaatatatgcCGAGACAACCTTTCCAACATTTGGTCCATAAAAGGAAGGGAAAAATGATCCTTTCGAGTGGCATCATTTAGCCTCCTGTAATCTATGCACACTCGAAAGCCCGTCACCGTTCTAGTCAGTATAaactcatccttctcatttttAACCACAATCATACCTCCCTTCTTGAGAACCACTTGCACAAGACTAACCCAGGAACTATTAGAGATAAGGTAAATCAAACTCatatcaagaagtttaattacctcctttttaaCCACTTCCTTCATGTTCGGGTTCAGTCTGCACTGTGGTTGCACCACTGGCTAGTAACTATCCTCCATAAGGATCTTGTGTTAGAAATAGCTAGGACTAATCCTAAGAATGTCAGCAATTTTCCAAGCAGACGTCTTCCAGTACTTCCTAAGAGAGGCTAAAGTCATCTCCCTTTCCTCGGGTGTTAAGTCCACTGCTAGAATGACAGACAACCTGTTGTCCTCATCCAGATATGCATAGTTGAGATGCTTTGAGAGCTCTTTCAACTCAAGGATAGGTGGTTCCTCATGTGATGGCCTCAATTTCTGCACACCTACCCTGTCAATCTCAACAAACTTATCAGTATTCTTGCTTGGTTCATTAGCTAACAAAAATGCAAGCTGCTCCAACACACTCTCATTGgatagctcatgctcatcctCTGCCCGCAAGGCAACTTgtaaaggatcatcaagcaatATCTCCTGCAATTGTGTATCAATAACATCATCAAGTAAATCAACAGAAAACACAGTATCATCATGATATAAGGACTGTCTCATAGAACTGTTCAAATCAAAAGTGACAGTTTCATCTCCTACCTTAAGTTCaagctttccatcacaaacatctataatAGCCCTAGACGTTGCAAGGAAAGGTCGACCTAGAATCAAAGGTACATTACTCTCACCAtccatgtccatgatcacaaagtcaataagaaatataattttgtcGACCTTAACAAGTACATCCTCTATAATACTCCTAAGATACTTAACAGTCCTATCAGCTAACtgtatgctcatcctagtgggtttagTCTCACCTAGTTCCAACTTGGTAAAAAAACTACACGACATTAAATTAATGCTAGCTCCTAAGTCAGCTAAAGCATTGCTAATTGTCAAATCACCAATCACACAAGGgacagtaaaactccctggatcacGCTTCTTCTCTAGCAATTTGTTATGAAGTATAACCGAACATTCCTCATTTAGGGTCACGATCGCCAAGTCCtctaacttcctcttgttggtAAAGATCTCTTTTAAGAACTTCACATACCTAGGCATCTGcaaaataacatcaataaaaaggtaagttaattcGTAATTATTTAAACAAGTCGAGAAACTTACCGAACTGCTGATCGACTTTCTCCTGCTTCAACCTGGTAGGATATGGGATCGGGGGCTGGTATTCCCTTAAAGGCCTCTTCTTCTTGCCCTCTACCTTCTCTAGCTCCATCACCTTGCTATCTCCATCTTTCCTACCCAAATCTACCTGCACAACATTATCATCATCAGTAATAGGAATAGAACTAGATAGTTGCTTACCTGATCGCAAAGTGATAGCCTTCATGTGCTCTCTCGGGTTGGACTCTGTATTGTTAGGCAAAGTCCTTGGTTGCCTCTCAgccaacatcttagaaatctggcctATATGATTCTCCAAGTTCTAAATGGAGGCCTGGTGATTTCTAAGAGCTGCGTCCGTCTGCTAGAATCTAGTCTTTGAAGTggacacaaacttcatcatcaactcctctAAGTTAGGCGCTTTCTCTTGAGTCTGAGAAGACTGAGATGGGAGAACAGATTGTTGCGGCTGCTGATGCAGGCGCTGAAACCCTGGTGGCCCCTGGTTATTGTTGTTCCTCCATCCGAAGTTcagatgatttctccatcccAGATTATAGGTGTTGCTGTACGGGTTGTTCTACTACCTAGGCTGACTCTCCATATAGTCCACCTGTTCATGGTTCGAtgaagaagcaaacatacctcccgatATACAGTTACTATTAAaatgcgggccaccacaaaactcacaATTTGCTCGAGCTGCTTGGAAAGGCATATGGAGTTGATCAATTTTCTTGGATAATAACTCCATTTGAGCCGCTAAGGCTATAGTGGAATCCAACTAGTGTACACTCCCTTAACGTCCCGTCTTGCTCTTAGTAGTGTGCCATTGGTAATTGTTTGTGGCCATCTCCTTTATCAAGCTTTGGGCTTGCTTTGGAGTCTTACTGCTCAAAGAACCACTTGCAGCTGCATCTACCATATGCTTAGTAGCCAAATTCAAaccattataaaaagtttgtaCATATAATCAGATTGGTAGTCCATGGTATGGGCAGGATCGTAGTaggtccttgtacctctcccaggTATCGTACATCGactcatcatcaaactgcacaaaagaagatatgtcatttttaAGTTTAGAAGTTTTAGAGTgaggaaagtacttaaatAGAAATCTCTGCCAAAGAATCCTAAGTAGTGATAGTGTTTGGAAGTAGTGACTGTAGCCACCGCTTTGCTCTATTcctcaaagaaaatggaaacaagtGGAGACGAATTGCATTATCTGTTGTCccattaatcttgaaggtatcataATTCTCTAAAAAACTCGCTATATGTGCGTTAGGATCCTCATCTAGCAAGCCTCCGAACTGAACCGTTTACTGCATCATCTGAATCATATtaggctttatttcaaaattattggcggCGACAGCCGGTCTCGTAATGCATGTTTACGTCCCCTCCAGCAATGGTTTCATAAAATCATACATTGCCTAGTTATTCTCATTGTTGTCATTGGCATCTGCCATCTCTACTATAGTGTCTTCCGGTTCACTCTTGTCTATGGCTTTCCCAACCTGAATCTCTTCCTCCTCTATGTTCAACCGTTTCCTTAACTGCCTGAGGGATCACTCTAGTTCTGGTAGAGGATCTACTAGATCAGGATTGGACCTCCTGGTCATACACTACCTGAAACAATGAATAACCAACaacaaaaatgaataaaagaataaaatcaaacaaaaataaataaagaacaaagaataaatggctaaattaataagaacGCACAGTTcataatatttctcaaaacaGTTTTTCTGGCAACAGTGCCAAAAACGTGATGCTAGCTAAACACGACTAGCAATTTACAGGCAAGTGTAAcaactaaaaatgattgagaatgcaaatgaaaactaaattttaacaaggAGAATGAAAGTTTGGAAAAGACAATGAG is a genomic window of Ricinus communis isolate WT05 ecotype wild-type chromosome 2, ASM1957865v1, whole genome shotgun sequence containing:
- the LOC125369302 gene encoding uncharacterized protein LOC125369302 — its product is MLAERQPRTLPNNTESNPREHMKAITLRSGKQLSSSIPITDDDNVVQVDLGRKDGDSKVMELEKVEGKKKRPLREYQPPIPYPTRLKQEKMPRYVKFLKEIFTNKRKLEDLAIVTLNEECSVILHNKLLEKKRDPGSFTVPCVIGDLTISNALADLGASINLMSCSFFTKLELGETKPTRMSIQLADRTVKYLRSIIEDVLVKVDKIIFLIDFVIMDMDGESNVPLILGRPFLATSRAIIDVCDGKLELKVGDETVTFDLNSSMRQSLYHDDTVFSVDLLDDVIDTQLQEILLDDPLQVALRAEDEHELSNESVLEQLAFLLANEPSKNTDKFVEIDRVGVQKLRPSHEEPPILELKELSKHLNYAYLDEDNRLSVILAVDLTPEEREMTLASLRKYWKTSAWKIADILRISPSYF